A window from Leptospira meyeri encodes these proteins:
- a CDS encoding ABC transporter ATP-binding protein, with the protein MKIYRKLWPYLAKYKYRLSLGVFLSIFVSIFNGASLTSLIPIFDSLGTGENYKFQIALTKKDQSLLSEYKKPDHLEGLKYWEWQFANLKQKTNEELADKKPDDLVYLFCLIILPIYFLKLICLAGTVYFVNSAGLLAVSDLRQALYKKLQVLPLNEFYREKTGVLMSRVINDVDIVGKVVSNDLKDAINDFFYIVTHLMILLVLSWKLFFLLFIVIPLIVGPVSTFADRIRRTTKNQQEQLSELNGDLQEVISGIRVIRAFSMEDKEANRFLKVNQNLSDKTFKTHFYHQIGPALTELSGSVVTMVFLGIGAYLLEDSSFSKGMFIAFFLTLIFLMRPLKQMSILVNLIQASVIASDRVFEILGRNVDIKEPNTPNQLGPLSKSIEYKNVSYLYPNTEIYALKNINLTLPRGGTIAIVGSSGAGKSTLVDLLPRLIDPSEGGIFWDEVNAKDLSLDNLRKRIGVVSQNIFLFNGSVRENIAFGKPDASEEEIRRAAEDAFASEFIEGFEEGYDTIVGERGVMLSGGQRQRISIARTLLANPEVLILDEATSALDTESERLIQQAFVRLYENKTVIIIAHRLSTVKIADTIYYLENGEIVESGSHADLLKNQNSKYKRLYDMQFSGST; encoded by the coding sequence GTGAAGATTTACCGAAAACTCTGGCCATACTTGGCAAAATACAAATACAGACTTAGCCTCGGTGTTTTCCTGTCTATATTTGTTTCCATTTTTAATGGGGCCTCCCTCACGTCTCTCATTCCGATTTTTGACTCTTTGGGAACCGGTGAAAATTACAAGTTTCAAATCGCATTAACGAAAAAGGACCAATCCCTCCTTTCGGAATATAAAAAACCCGATCATCTGGAAGGACTCAAATATTGGGAATGGCAATTCGCAAACCTAAAGCAGAAGACAAACGAAGAACTTGCAGATAAAAAACCAGATGACTTGGTTTATCTATTTTGTCTCATCATTTTACCAATTTATTTTTTGAAATTAATTTGCCTTGCGGGAACGGTCTACTTTGTCAACTCAGCGGGACTTCTTGCGGTCAGTGACCTCAGGCAAGCATTATATAAAAAACTACAAGTATTGCCACTCAATGAGTTTTATCGTGAAAAAACCGGCGTTCTTATGAGTCGAGTGATCAACGATGTTGATATTGTTGGTAAGGTCGTTTCGAATGATTTGAAAGATGCAATCAATGATTTCTTTTATATCGTGACACATTTAATGATCTTACTTGTGTTAAGCTGGAAATTGTTTTTTTTATTGTTTATTGTAATTCCTTTAATCGTAGGTCCTGTAAGCACATTCGCTGATCGAATTAGAAGGACAACGAAGAATCAACAGGAACAATTGTCAGAATTAAACGGCGATCTTCAAGAGGTCATTTCTGGAATTCGAGTCATCCGAGCATTTTCCATGGAGGACAAAGAAGCAAATCGATTTTTAAAAGTAAATCAGAATCTATCGGACAAAACTTTTAAAACTCATTTTTATCATCAAATTGGACCCGCCTTAACTGAGTTATCTGGTTCCGTAGTGACGATGGTTTTTTTAGGAATAGGTGCATATTTATTAGAAGATTCCAGCTTTTCTAAAGGGATGTTTATCGCTTTTTTTCTAACATTGATATTCCTGATGCGTCCATTGAAACAAATGAGTATTCTTGTAAATCTAATCCAAGCTTCGGTCATTGCAAGCGATCGAGTGTTCGAAATCTTAGGAAGAAATGTTGATATTAAAGAACCAAACACACCTAACCAATTGGGTCCACTTTCAAAATCCATTGAGTATAAAAATGTTTCTTATTTGTATCCAAACACTGAAATTTATGCATTAAAGAATATCAATCTTACGCTACCACGAGGGGGAACTATTGCAATTGTTGGTTCTTCTGGAGCTGGAAAATCTACGTTAGTTGACCTTTTGCCGAGATTAATTGATCCTAGTGAAGGTGGAATATTTTGGGATGAGGTGAATGCAAAGGACCTAAGTTTAGATAATTTGCGGAAACGGATTGGAGTCGTTTCACAAAATATTTTTCTATTTAACGGTTCAGTTCGCGAAAATATTGCTTTTGGAAAACCCGATGCTTCGGAAGAAGAAATTAGACGCGCTGCTGAGGACGCATTTGCTTCAGAGTTTATTGAGGGTTTTGAAGAAGGTTATGATACCATTGTTGGAGAACGTGGTGTTATGTTGTCTGGAGGACAAAGGCAAAGGATATCCATTGCAAGAACTTTACTTGCCAATCCGGAAGTATTGATTTTGGATGAAGCTACTTCTGCCTTAGACACTGAATCGGAACGTTTGATCCAACAGGCATTCGTTCGATTGTATGAAAATAAAACTGTTATTATTATTGCACACCGTTTATCGACAGTTAAAATTGCAGATACAATCTATTATTTAGAAAATGGTGAAATAGTGGAAAGTGGTAGCCACGCAGATTTACTTAAAAACCAGAATTCTAAATACAAACGTTTGTATGATATGCAGTTTTCTGGTTCCACCTAA
- a CDS encoding ABC transporter substrate-binding protein has protein sequence MRTLSLVFFLLSLTFCRKETSEFDLKVALPSDPAHLDPLHITDLSGQKLAKFIHQGLWIQNPEGFRSPWIHSYKKISHPTKNLWWLQLDPSAPSVDDIHFSLSRLLLETYPRKGDYQFLVKVRRLTENQMELEFKPGTLETEWKEKLSLPFASIIGKKEWETNTLKSYGKYKLVDWKKNEYIDIHRQKDDDKNFPEKIRFLILPQSSTSLFLYRKGKLDAFKLTDFLLSLPEANSEFTLTKKGRSVQYVAINQNNPCFDSHFRAAVNFSIPRQLIINKLLENHADISYGPVPIHYFEKITKDKIITPESYNIDIAKKELEQSKCFPKIKFTELEFRMRGDDENQAKGRAIKQALEDIGLTIKLKPMEKAPLYKENGEGKGDLTLLTWYSDFDSVWNFLDPLFHPNKVGNGGNRSFYKNEAVGNILEKSFKSDQDALQVIKIIRKDKPWIFLWSIQENYLVSKEFLRYNVLVDFL, from the coding sequence ATGAGAACCTTATCCCTCGTTTTCTTTCTCTTGTCCCTCACTTTTTGCCGGAAGGAAACTTCCGAATTTGATCTAAAAGTGGCACTTCCTTCAGACCCTGCCCATTTGGATCCACTCCATATTACCGATTTATCGGGTCAAAAATTGGCAAAATTCATCCACCAGGGTCTTTGGATACAAAATCCAGAAGGTTTCCGCTCTCCCTGGATTCATTCCTACAAAAAAATCTCGCATCCAACAAAGAACCTTTGGTGGCTTCAATTGGATCCCTCCGCTCCTTCTGTGGATGATATTCATTTTAGTTTGTCTCGTTTGCTTTTAGAAACTTATCCAAGAAAAGGGGACTACCAGTTTTTAGTCAAAGTCCGGCGCTTAACTGAAAACCAAATGGAGTTAGAATTCAAACCGGGGACTTTGGAAACCGAATGGAAAGAGAAACTCAGTTTACCTTTTGCTTCTATCATTGGGAAAAAAGAATGGGAAACGAATACTCTCAAATCTTATGGAAAATACAAACTCGTCGATTGGAAAAAGAATGAATACATCGACATCCATAGACAAAAAGACGATGATAAAAACTTTCCAGAAAAAATTCGATTTCTCATCTTACCGCAATCTTCTACTTCTTTGTTTTTATATCGCAAAGGAAAGTTAGATGCATTCAAACTCACCGACTTTCTTCTTTCTTTACCTGAAGCAAATTCAGAATTTACGCTTACCAAAAAAGGTAGATCCGTTCAGTATGTTGCCATCAATCAAAACAATCCTTGTTTTGATAGTCACTTCCGGGCTGCCGTAAATTTTTCCATTCCCCGCCAACTTATCATCAATAAACTTTTAGAAAATCATGCAGATATAAGTTATGGTCCGGTTCCAATTCACTACTTCGAAAAAATTACGAAAGACAAAATTATAACGCCCGAATCATATAACATAGATATTGCGAAAAAAGAACTAGAACAATCTAAATGTTTTCCAAAAATCAAATTTACAGAATTGGAATTTCGAATGCGTGGCGATGATGAAAACCAAGCCAAAGGTAGAGCCATTAAACAAGCATTAGAAGATATTGGACTTACCATCAAACTAAAGCCAATGGAAAAAGCTCCCTTGTATAAAGAAAATGGAGAAGGCAAAGGAGATCTTACGCTATTAACTTGGTATTCTGATTTCGATTCTGTATGGAATTTTTTAGACCCATTATTTCATCCTAATAAAGTAGGTAATGGTGGGAACCGTTCCTTCTATAAAAATGAAGCCGTGGGAAATATTTTAGAAAAATCTTTTAAGAGCGACCAAGATGCACTGCAGGTTATAAAAATTATCCGTAAGGACAAACCCTGGATATTTCTTTGGTCGATCCAGGAAAACTATTTGGTTTCTAAGGAGTTTCTTCGTTATAACGTGCTCGTCGATTTTCTATAA
- a CDS encoding transglycosylase domain-containing protein produces the protein MNHQTNSFLLILEVLYGHLKDIIRFFWVRRVRFFTLGIVLGIFISFFFLGGAYVVWSGEEARVHKSLEKYRSEVSNFYDSFQPKSVKILDRSGKVMGEFYRRNFRPIRTDNLGKHNVIVWAVLSSEDREFFSHSGLNYTAIGRAVVTNLIQFRLSQGGSTISQQLAKLTLNLGKRNLFNKLTELYCTFYIESQYSKEEILAMYLNQIFLGEGNTGVEEAARYYFRKPASELSPEEAALLVGIIPAPSVYNPVRNLGIALSRQKRVLYDMARNPELHPSQKEIPHKFSDSIELNLKKFKTIYKIKEHKDEEGNPKYSSEIGKYGADKDFRVNLAPDFNSEIRRFILEKFSNEDLEERGLLVYTTLDLEKQRLAEEALRVGVDSVRADLTKQESDYQTKGKVDLAEVTRAILPQLSGSMISLDPETGDVEALVGGYKISNVFRFNRAEDARRQPGSTIKALVYALAFEKRIVNPSSKIKDEKLDISGYSPKNWYKGYKGEITVRQALAQSVNTVSVKLLHEIGISYFIQKLSAILSIPEEEAEVRFQRNLSLALGSGELSPMELSLVYATLMNGGRRVTPRKILKITDLDGNEFYNTVPNEAAEQILDPVACAMAINTLQSVLTEEGTMTLKRKEGEPFLYAGKTGTVQSPKLTSSKWKGLKGVRDVWFAGLTPRNVTVVWVGHDEGAPFPGSGSGVSGGIWYRFTQNVKSKLGMGNQLISNFVGDFVKVDVCADDGTIIESTPDYICKVPLYAQYYYIGDLPPKRAGFVKQEPLNQNTNLKPEPMEGDDSEISTYDSQGSRIQPTAVDSVELEPPLIENRRARYNEETP, from the coding sequence ATGAACCATCAAACCAATTCTTTTCTTCTTATCCTAGAAGTATTGTATGGTCATTTAAAAGATATAATTCGTTTTTTTTGGGTTAGGCGAGTCAGATTTTTTACTTTAGGAATTGTTCTCGGGATCTTTATATCTTTTTTCTTCTTGGGTGGAGCTTACGTAGTTTGGTCTGGAGAAGAAGCACGAGTCCATAAGTCGCTAGAGAAATATAGATCAGAAGTCTCCAACTTTTATGATAGTTTCCAACCAAAGTCAGTTAAGATTTTGGACCGAAGTGGCAAAGTGATGGGAGAATTCTATAGGAGAAACTTTCGTCCGATCCGAACAGACAATTTAGGAAAACATAATGTCATCGTTTGGGCTGTTCTTTCCTCAGAGGATCGAGAGTTTTTTTCTCACTCGGGGTTGAATTATACAGCCATTGGAAGGGCTGTTGTTACTAATTTGATTCAATTTCGGTTGTCTCAAGGTGGATCTACCATCTCGCAACAGTTAGCAAAACTTACTTTAAACTTAGGAAAACGGAACTTATTCAATAAATTAACCGAACTCTATTGTACCTTCTATATCGAAAGTCAATATTCAAAAGAAGAAATTTTAGCGATGTATTTGAACCAAATATTTTTGGGAGAAGGGAATACTGGCGTAGAAGAGGCAGCAAGATATTATTTTCGAAAACCTGCATCAGAACTAAGTCCAGAAGAGGCAGCCTTACTTGTAGGAATTATTCCTGCACCAAGTGTATACAACCCTGTTAGAAATTTAGGGATAGCACTTTCGAGGCAAAAACGCGTGTTATATGATATGGCGAGGAATCCAGAACTTCATCCATCTCAAAAAGAAATACCACATAAGTTTTCCGATTCCATCGAATTGAACTTAAAGAAATTTAAAACCATCTATAAGATTAAGGAACACAAAGACGAAGAGGGAAATCCCAAGTATTCAAGTGAAATTGGAAAATATGGGGCCGATAAAGACTTCCGTGTTAATTTAGCTCCAGATTTTAATTCAGAAATTCGGCGTTTTATTTTAGAGAAGTTTTCTAACGAGGATTTGGAAGAACGTGGTCTACTTGTTTATACAACTTTGGATTTAGAAAAACAAAGGCTCGCCGAAGAAGCATTACGTGTTGGAGTGGATTCTGTCCGTGCGGATCTCACCAAACAAGAGTCAGATTATCAAACTAAAGGGAAGGTCGATTTAGCAGAAGTCACTCGTGCAATTTTACCACAGTTGAGTGGTTCCATGATCTCATTAGATCCTGAAACGGGCGATGTGGAAGCACTGGTAGGTGGTTATAAAATTTCAAACGTATTTCGATTCAATCGCGCCGAAGACGCTAGGCGACAACCAGGTTCCACCATCAAAGCACTTGTGTATGCACTAGCCTTTGAAAAACGCATTGTTAATCCGTCATCAAAAATTAAAGACGAAAAATTGGATATCTCAGGATATTCACCAAAGAATTGGTACAAAGGTTATAAGGGAGAGATCACAGTAAGGCAAGCATTGGCTCAGTCGGTGAACACAGTCTCTGTTAAGTTATTACATGAAATTGGAATTTCTTATTTTATTCAAAAATTAAGTGCGATCCTTTCTATCCCGGAGGAAGAGGCAGAAGTTCGTTTTCAAAGGAATTTATCGTTAGCACTCGGGTCTGGTGAACTCAGTCCCATGGAACTTTCTCTAGTTTATGCTACTCTTATGAATGGAGGAAGGCGAGTTACTCCAAGGAAAATTTTAAAGATCACCGATTTGGATGGGAATGAATTTTATAATACCGTTCCAAACGAGGCCGCAGAACAAATATTAGATCCAGTTGCTTGTGCAATGGCGATCAATACCTTACAATCAGTTCTAACGGAAGAAGGAACCATGACTTTGAAGAGGAAAGAAGGGGAACCTTTTTTATATGCTGGGAAAACCGGAACGGTTCAATCTCCAAAATTAACATCATCTAAATGGAAAGGTTTAAAAGGGGTTCGTGATGTCTGGTTTGCAGGCCTTACTCCAAGGAATGTGACTGTTGTTTGGGTAGGGCATGATGAAGGAGCTCCTTTCCCTGGTTCGGGATCAGGCGTTTCTGGTGGGATTTGGTATCGATTCACACAAAATGTAAAATCAAAACTTGGAATGGGGAATCAATTGATTTCAAATTTTGTTGGAGATTTTGTAAAGGTTGACGTTTGTGCTGATGACGGCACCATTATAGAATCCACTCCAGATTACATCTGTAAGGTGCCTTTGTATGCGCAGTATTACTATATTGGTGATTTACCACCCAAACGAGCAGGTTTTGTAAAACAAGAGCCATTAAACCAAAATACAAACTTAAAACCAGAACCAATGGAAGGGGACGATTCGGAAATATCTACTTATGATTCACAAGGAAGTCGTATCCAACCGACGGCTGTAGATTCAGTTGAGTTGGAACCACCTCTTATAGAAAATCGACGAGCACGTTATAACGAAGAAACTCCTTAG
- the lon gene encoding endopeptidase La, which translates to MEDSLPKQIFLLPIKVRPVFPGIITPLIVPPGRFIQSIEESSKGAGFLGLILLKEDESDLPSEDNIFQIGVVARILKKINLPDGGMNILVNTIQRFKINSIHTKEPVLLANVSYPEEELGTSKNNIKALMRTLLILTKELAQNNPLFTEDMKLTMMNVNEPAKMADFVCSILNLEKEEYQSVIEAIQINDRLEKVLLFLKKEIELVVLQKKIQEQINDKIDNQQRQFFLREQLKAIQQELGTGEDKTELKYEKLLERLKSIPVAEEIITEVDREIDKFKNSDPISSDYNVIRNYLDLVDSLPWEKPTEKDVNLIHAKKILNRDHHKLEDVKERILEFLAVHKLNPKSKGSILCLVGPPGVGKTSIAKSVAEALGRKFFRFSVGGVRDEAEIKGHRRTYIGAMPGKLINALKITKERDTVILLDEIDKMSQGYQGDPQSALLEVLDPEQNSNFRDHYLDLPFDLSDVLFIATANTFEPIPRVLLDRMEVIQLSGYITEEKVQIFQKYLWKKIFEKNGLNPDTFSMKKETVALLINSYSRESGLRGLEKTFDKLVRKIALKQVLKEKYSKEIREKDLVEYLGPPPFVDDRMTIPKVPGTALGLAWTNAGGSTLLIEAVLIPGKGGITLTGQMGKMMEESANIALSFVKNYVNNDSLFEKKAIHLHVPDGATPKDGPSAGITMATALLSLVTDQVIAPGFGMTGELTLTGEVLAIGGLREKIVAAKRVGVKKIIFPKDNEKAFQEIPDYVKRGVSFYPVTRFEEVEKLVFPKSKGKKK; encoded by the coding sequence ATGGAAGACTCTCTTCCTAAACAAATTTTTCTTCTCCCCATTAAGGTAAGGCCAGTATTTCCAGGAATCATCACGCCTTTAATCGTTCCTCCCGGTCGATTCATTCAATCCATTGAAGAATCATCAAAGGGTGCTGGGTTTTTAGGCCTCATCCTTCTCAAAGAAGATGAATCTGACCTTCCCTCGGAAGATAATATTTTCCAAATTGGAGTGGTCGCTCGAATTCTAAAAAAAATTAATCTACCTGACGGTGGGATGAATATTTTAGTAAATACAATTCAAAGATTCAAAATAAATTCCATTCATACAAAAGAACCTGTGCTTCTTGCTAACGTAAGTTATCCGGAAGAGGAATTGGGTACTAGCAAAAATAATATCAAAGCCCTGATGAGAACCTTGCTTATTTTGACCAAGGAACTCGCCCAGAACAATCCTCTGTTTACGGAAGACATGAAGCTTACAATGATGAATGTGAACGAACCTGCAAAAATGGCCGATTTTGTTTGTTCGATTCTGAATTTAGAAAAAGAGGAATACCAATCTGTCATTGAAGCAATCCAAATCAATGACAGATTAGAAAAGGTTTTATTATTTCTTAAAAAAGAAATCGAGTTGGTAGTTCTTCAAAAAAAAATCCAAGAACAAATTAACGATAAAATCGATAACCAACAACGTCAATTTTTTCTCAGAGAACAACTTAAGGCCATTCAGCAAGAGTTAGGTACTGGCGAAGACAAAACAGAACTCAAATATGAAAAACTTTTAGAAAGATTAAAGTCGATACCTGTTGCAGAGGAAATCATCACTGAGGTAGATCGCGAGATTGATAAATTTAAAAACTCCGATCCTATTTCAAGCGATTACAACGTGATTCGAAATTATTTAGATTTAGTTGATTCCTTACCTTGGGAAAAACCTACCGAAAAAGATGTAAACTTAATCCACGCCAAAAAAATTCTCAATCGGGATCATCATAAACTTGAAGATGTGAAGGAAAGAATCTTAGAGTTTTTAGCCGTACACAAACTAAATCCGAAAAGTAAAGGATCGATTCTTTGTTTGGTGGGGCCGCCAGGTGTTGGTAAAACATCTATTGCTAAGTCTGTGGCAGAAGCACTAGGCAGAAAATTTTTTCGATTCTCTGTGGGTGGTGTTAGGGATGAAGCAGAAATCAAAGGGCATAGAAGAACTTATATAGGAGCCATGCCAGGGAAACTCATCAATGCATTAAAAATCACAAAAGAAAGGGACACTGTGATTCTTTTGGATGAAATTGATAAGATGTCACAAGGATACCAAGGAGATCCTCAATCAGCTTTACTAGAGGTTTTGGATCCAGAACAGAATTCGAATTTTCGTGATCATTATTTAGATTTACCTTTTGATCTTTCTGATGTATTGTTCATTGCCACTGCGAACACATTTGAACCAATTCCTCGAGTGTTATTAGATCGAATGGAAGTGATTCAGTTATCTGGTTATATCACGGAAGAAAAAGTACAGATTTTCCAAAAGTATCTTTGGAAAAAGATATTTGAAAAAAATGGATTAAATCCCGATACCTTTTCGATGAAAAAAGAAACGGTAGCACTTCTTATTAACTCCTATTCAAGGGAATCAGGTCTACGAGGACTCGAAAAAACATTTGATAAGTTAGTTAGAAAAATTGCCCTAAAACAAGTGTTAAAGGAAAAGTATTCCAAGGAAATTCGGGAAAAGGATTTGGTGGAATACCTTGGACCTCCTCCATTTGTCGATGATCGAATGACGATTCCAAAAGTTCCGGGAACGGCACTGGGTCTTGCTTGGACCAATGCAGGCGGTTCTACCTTACTAATCGAAGCAGTCCTTATCCCGGGAAAAGGTGGGATCACTCTTACAGGGCAGATGGGAAAAATGATGGAAGAGTCAGCTAACATTGCATTGTCGTTTGTTAAAAACTATGTAAACAATGATAGTTTGTTTGAAAAAAAGGCAATCCATTTACATGTTCCAGATGGCGCAACTCCCAAAGATGGTCCAAGTGCGGGGATTACAATGGCCACGGCCCTTTTGTCACTTGTAACGGATCAGGTGATTGCTCCAGGATTTGGTATGACCGGAGAACTAACATTAACTGGTGAAGTTCTTGCGATTGGTGGATTACGAGAAAAAATCGTAGCGGCCAAACGTGTGGGAGTGAAAAAAATTATTTTCCCTAAAGATAATGAAAAAGCATTTCAAGAAATTCCTGACTATGTGAAACGGGGAGTTAGTTTTTATCCTGTGACTCGTTTCGAAGAAGTTGAAAAACTAGTTTTTCCTAAATCCAAAGGTAAAAAGAAATGA
- the uvrB gene encoding excinuclease ABC subunit UvrB: protein MANFKMVSPFKAAGDQVKAIEDIAKSFGEGKNKITLVGVTGSGKTFTMAEVIARVKKPTLILSHNKTLAAQLFREFKEFFPENAVEYFVSYYDYYQPEAYVPSSDTFIEKDMSMNEEIDKLRLRATSSLLERDDVIIVSSVSCIYGLGSPEDYMNSVVMLRIGDKIDRDQIIRKFLHIQYARNDIDFSRGNFRVRGDTIEIMPSYQEEGIRIELFGDEIDGLSKIDPLTGKVKMKLDRVVVYPAKHFITSGPKIKDAIEKIKEEMAEQKEKFLKQGKHLEAERIESRTNYDMEMLVELGYCSGIENYSRHLTGRSEGERPACLLDYFPNLDFLLIIDESHVTLPQIGGMYAGDRSRKLTLVDFGFRLPSALDNRPLNFEEFERLTPMTLYVSATPDQNEINKSEAVIEQIIRPTGLLDPVVEVRPTTNQIEDLLNEIRLRIEKKERILITTLTKKMSEDLTDYYKEVGLKIAYLHSEIDTIERTEIIRDLRKGVYDCIVGINLLREGLDIPEVSLVAILDADKEGFLRNYKSLVQTIGRAARNVNGKAILYADRMTDSMKKAISETERRRLIQEAHNKAMGITPQSIIKEIHDILPREMAEEDSKEEALKEMEKEFTLKKYKTKDKLRDALKREMLRYASDLDFEKAAMFRDKMLALGPDKIES, encoded by the coding sequence ATGGCAAATTTTAAAATGGTTTCTCCTTTTAAGGCAGCCGGAGACCAGGTCAAAGCAATCGAAGATATTGCAAAGTCCTTCGGCGAGGGTAAAAATAAAATTACACTGGTTGGTGTGACTGGTTCAGGAAAGACCTTTACTATGGCAGAGGTCATCGCTCGTGTCAAAAAACCAACTTTGATTTTGTCACATAATAAAACTCTCGCAGCTCAACTCTTTCGTGAATTCAAAGAATTTTTTCCAGAAAATGCTGTAGAGTATTTTGTCTCTTATTACGACTATTACCAACCAGAAGCTTACGTTCCTTCATCCGATACATTTATTGAAAAAGATATGTCAATGAATGAAGAGATCGACAAACTTAGGTTACGTGCCACTTCTAGTTTGCTCGAACGAGATGATGTAATCATTGTAAGTTCTGTATCTTGTATCTATGGTTTGGGTTCTCCCGAAGACTATATGAACTCTGTGGTTATGTTACGCATCGGAGACAAAATTGACAGGGACCAAATCATTCGAAAATTTCTCCATATCCAATATGCAAGAAACGATATAGACTTTAGCCGAGGTAATTTTCGTGTGCGTGGAGATACGATTGAGATTATGCCTTCATACCAAGAAGAGGGAATTCGGATTGAGTTATTCGGAGATGAAATTGACGGGCTCTCCAAAATTGATCCGCTCACTGGAAAGGTAAAAATGAAACTGGATCGAGTGGTAGTATATCCCGCAAAACACTTTATCACTTCTGGTCCTAAAATTAAAGATGCCATTGAAAAAATCAAAGAAGAGATGGCGGAACAAAAAGAAAAATTTTTAAAACAGGGTAAACATTTAGAAGCAGAACGAATTGAATCAAGAACCAATTATGATATGGAAATGTTGGTTGAACTTGGTTATTGTAGTGGAATTGAGAATTACTCTCGTCACTTAACAGGGAGAAGCGAAGGGGAAAGACCGGCTTGTTTATTAGATTATTTTCCCAACTTGGACTTTTTACTGATCATTGACGAGTCCCATGTGACGCTACCACAAATTGGAGGGATGTATGCTGGGGATAGATCCAGAAAACTAACGTTAGTTGATTTTGGGTTTCGCCTTCCGAGTGCATTGGATAACCGTCCTTTGAATTTTGAGGAATTTGAAAGACTTACTCCGATGACTTTATATGTGTCTGCTACTCCCGATCAAAATGAAATCAATAAAAGCGAAGCAGTCATAGAACAGATCATTCGTCCCACGGGCCTACTTGATCCGGTGGTGGAAGTTCGTCCGACCACAAATCAAATTGAAGATTTGCTAAACGAAATCAGACTTCGCATTGAAAAAAAAGAGCGAATTCTGATTACCACTCTGACCAAAAAAATGTCAGAAGATCTAACCGATTATTATAAAGAAGTAGGTTTAAAAATTGCATACCTACATTCGGAGATTGATACCATCGAAAGAACGGAGATCATTCGAGATTTGCGTAAAGGTGTTTATGATTGTATTGTGGGGATCAATTTACTCCGGGAGGGTTTGGATATTCCGGAAGTTTCCCTTGTCGCCATTTTAGATGCGGATAAAGAAGGTTTCCTCCGAAACTATAAATCTCTCGTCCAGACCATCGGGCGGGCTGCAAGAAATGTGAATGGTAAGGCAATTTTGTATGCTGACCGAATGACTGATTCTATGAAAAAAGCAATCAGTGAAACGGAACGTCGCCGTCTAATCCAGGAAGCACATAATAAAGCAATGGGGATTACTCCTCAAAGTATCATTAAAGAAATTCATGATATCCTTCCGCGTGAAATGGCTGAGGAGGATAGCAAAGAAGAAGCACTCAAGGAAATGGAAAAAGAGTTTACCTTGAAGAAATACAAAACCAAAGACAAGTTACGCGATGCATTAAAAAGAGAAATGTTGCGTTATGCTTCGGATTTGGATTTTGAAAAAGCGGCCATGTTTCGAGATAAGATGTTAGCACTCGGGCCCGATAAAATAGAGTCATAA
- a CDS encoding ATP-binding protein yields the protein MPFPLSRTELEKEVKTLFSNGLSGNVNDFYSWVFMETQRKFKDSPNTTLESITSLLEELIKDGIITTNPLDPREYFLAESSPIIRKMGTTEQFVILGALSYNPMQYVRARLDYFLKRNGIAEELRMDLCIATVEAVENAAKYGDGGGVEVIFQIDKHKTFTIEMINTVKDFNLEDDI from the coding sequence ATGCCGTTCCCTCTCTCCAGAACTGAGTTAGAGAAAGAAGTGAAGACTTTGTTCTCCAATGGCCTCTCGGGGAATGTGAACGATTTTTACTCTTGGGTGTTTATGGAAACCCAGAGGAAATTTAAAGATAGCCCCAACACAACTCTGGAAAGCATCACCTCTCTTCTGGAAGAATTAATCAAAGACGGAATCATCACCACTAACCCTTTGGATCCAAGGGAATATTTTCTTGCAGAATCTTCACCTATCATTCGCAAGATGGGAACGACCGAACAGTTTGTAATTCTCGGAGCTCTTTCTTACAACCCGATGCAGTATGTTCGTGCCAGGCTTGATTATTTTCTCAAACGGAATGGGATTGCCGAAGAGTTACGAATGGATCTTTGCATTGCCACTGTGGAAGCTGTAGAAAATGCCGCAAAGTATGGTGATGGCGGCGGAGTGGAAGTGATCTTCCAGATCGATAAACACAAAACCTTTACTATAGAAATGATCAACACGGTAAAAGACTTTAATCTAGAAGATGATATTTAA